Below is a genomic region from Phycobacter azelaicus.
AGCGCATGCGGCCCGGTAAACACCTGTGCGCCTGTGCCTCATCCGGTTTTCGTTGACCGATTCGCATTTTCTCCGGTAGGGAACATCATCGCCAGCCCCGGTGCGCACCATTGCCTGCCTTCGCCAGCCTTATGCAAACGCTGAAGAAAAAACCGAGGGCAAAATGACTTACATCGCCATGAACCGCTTCAAGATCCGTCCTGGACATGAGGCAGACTTCGAAACCATCTGGAAAAACCGTGAAAGCCGTCTGACGGAGATGAAGGGTTTCCGCGAATTCCGCCTGCTGAAGGGGCCCAAAGGCGAAGACCACAGCCTCTATTCAAGCCACGTGATTTGGGACAGCCAGGAAGACTTCGAGGCCTGGACTAAGTCCGAACAGTTTCGAGATTCCCACCGCAATGCACGCCGCGCGGAGGGGGAGAGCCCCTTTATCGGGCATCCGCAGTTCGAAGGGTTCGAAACCGTCCTGCAGGAAAGCTGAGGCAGAATATCTGCCTACCAAAAACCACTGGATTGAGGCACAGTCCGGTGCCTTGATCCTCATGCGGCCTGATCGCCCTCCAGATCTTGTTCCATCAAGTCCTCAATGAACAGGCTCAAAAGCTGGGTCCGCCCGCTCACACCCGCCTTGCGGTATATTGCATTGCTTTGCGCCTTTACCGTGCCATCGGAGGTCTCCCGCAACGCGGCAATTTCCGAAAGGCTGAGCCCCTTGAGGGTAAAAAGCGCTACGTCCCGTTCGGCCGGTGTCAGCTTCCAGGCGTCGAAGCGATCTTCCAGGTGGTCCTTGAAGGTCGCCTGAAGGAGACGCAAG
It encodes:
- a CDS encoding antibiotic biosynthesis monooxygenase family protein; this translates as MTYIAMNRFKIRPGHEADFETIWKNRESRLTEMKGFREFRLLKGPKGEDHSLYSSHVIWDSQEDFEAWTKSEQFRDSHRNARRAEGESPFIGHPQFEGFETVLQES
- a CDS encoding helix-turn-helix transcriptional regulator; protein product: MRRGLFLPALIVVQGLCALFFVSDITMTVLGLRSRPISWQLRELIEIGAAVGLVLGVILGWIAFRRSQQRVRRAEASLRLLQATFKDHLEDRFDAWKLTPAERDVALFTLKGLSLSEIAALRETSDGTVKAQSNAIYRKAGVSGRTQLLSLFIEDLMEQDLEGDQAA